The DNA segment CCGCGGGTGGAGTACTCGCTGACGCCGCTCGGGGTCTCGCTCAACGTGGCGCTGGGCCCGCTCGGGGTCTGGGGCCGGGAGAACATCCTGGGCGGCGCCGGCGAGCCGGCCGGGGAACCGGCAGAGGAGGCGCACGGGTCCGCGACGCCGGATTCAGCGGCTGCCGGTGAGATGCGCGAACACGACGACGTTGCCCTGATACCCGGTCGTCCGTGAGTAACCGCCACCGCAGGTGATCACCCGCAGCTCGGGGCGCGGTGCCGGGCCGTACACCTTCTCGTCGGGGAAGGCCTTCGCGTCGTACACCTCGACGGCGTCCACCGAGAACAGCGCCGTGCGGCCGTCGCGCCGGTCCACCTCGATCGTGCTGCCCTTCCTCAGGGCGCCGAGGCGGTAGAAGACGGCGGGCCCTTCGGCGTTGTCGACGTGTCCGGCGACGATCGCGGTGCCGGTCTCACCGGGCGTGGTGCCGGCCTCGTACCACCCGGCGAGGTTCTTCCGCTCGGCGGGCGGCGCATCGAGGCTGCCCGCCGTCGTCAGCCCGAGGCCCATGAGGGGAGCGGAGACGCGGATCGAGGGGATGCGGATGTGGTCGGCAGGGGAGGGGGGCAGTGCGGGGGCCGCGGTCCGGTCGGCTCGGGGGGTCTCGTCGGCGGCAGCGGTCTCGCGGGCCGCTGCGTGGGCCCTCGCGTCGGCACCCTTCCTGGCATCTGCCTGCGCGGCCGACGGCTGCGGCGGGGCGTGCGTCTCGGTGCCGTTGCGCAGAAGCCAGGCACCGGAGCACAGGGCGAGAGCGGTGACGCCGGCTATGGCGGCGTTGCCGACGCTCCTGCGACCACGACTGCGACGACTGCGACTGCGCACGTGAGCCTCCCGGGACTCTCCTCGGTTCGCCCTCATCCCCCTCCGGGCCGCGAGGGGCGTCGGACCCGGAGGGGGAGGGGACGTGCGGTACCGGCGACGGACAGCGGAGGGTGTCCGTCAGATCCCGTCGCCTCTCGCCCGGCGATGCAGGAGCCAGGTACCGCCCGCGGCGGCGACGGCGAGAGCCGTGACGCCGGCCGCGGTCTGCACGGGATCGCGGCCGAAAGCGCCGCCGACCCCCGTCTTCACACTTCCTCTCGGATGCACCTGCCCGCCCGCGGCCGTCAGCGTGACGACCAGGTCGCCCGTCACCTTCCGGCCGCCGTCGGCGCAGGTCGCGACGATCTCGTACGTCCCCGGCTGCGCACTCGGCGGCACCCGGAACCGCCCGCTCGCGTCCTCCTCGTCCGTGTTCGGCGCCAGCGCGAACGAACCAGCGCCGACCGCGCTGGCGTCGCCCGCCGCACCGCCGTCCCGGCAGGCGGCCGTGTCCACGGTGACCTGCCCGCCCGGTACGACCGAGGCCGGGGAGACCTTCAGGTCACCACCGTCGCCGCCGTACGCGGGTGCGACGACGAGACCGACGGCGCCGACCGCCAGCGCGGTCCCGGTCAGCAGACGGGCGGTACGTCGCATCGAAGCTCCTCCGAGCGCACGGACTCACGACCCGCGGCACCCCCAAGTGCCGCCGCCTCGGCCGAGCCCTGCCCTTCCGAGCAAAGGGCCACCACGCCACGAGCGCTTCCCGAGAAGGCGCCGGAAATGGGGTGAACGGGTGTCGTGAGGGAGGGGGAGAGCATGGGGCGGGCACTGT comes from the Streptomyces sp. NBC_00443 genome and includes:
- a CDS encoding class F sortase — protein: MRANRGESREAHVRSRSRRSRGRRSVGNAAIAGVTALALCSGAWLLRNGTETHAPPQPSAAQADARKGADARAHAAARETAAADETPRADRTAAPALPPSPADHIRIPSIRVSAPLMGLGLTTAGSLDAPPAERKNLAGWYEAGTTPGETGTAIVAGHVDNAEGPAVFYRLGALRKGSTIEVDRRDGRTALFSVDAVEVYDAKAFPDEKVYGPAPRPELRVITCGGGYSRTTGYQGNVVVFAHLTGSR